The Prunus dulcis chromosome 3, ALMONDv2, whole genome shotgun sequence genome segment CAGCTCCAAGATGGTGGATGGATCAGGTATTTTGTATATGATTGCAGAACTGTGCCCTTATGTTGCATTGTGATATTGAGTTGAGCCATTTATATCTTCTGAAACTATAGGCGGAAGGCTTTCTGGGTGGCCAAACAAATACTACAGCTAGGGATGGGTGATGCCTTCGATGACTGGTTAATAGAGAAAATCCAGCTTTTGCGTAGGGGATTGGTGGTGGCTTCTGGGATCAAGCGAGTTGAGCAGGTATGTTTTGGCGCCATTTACTTCCTTTTAGTCCAATGAGTTTTGTAAGCTCACATGTACTTATTTATTATGTCTAATAGATTGAAATTAGGTGCTTTAGAAGGTTTACAagtttatttttgcattttgtgAGTTTATTCTGTTTGTAGTTATTGTCATGGCGAGGGAAATTAATGCAGACTGCATTTTACTTATAGAATGTCAGAGAATTGCTTAAGACTAACATAGTTCAAATGTAAAGAAGTTGGTGACGGCATTTGCTGTGAGGCCAATGCTACAGAATTTAACATTTGTTTTAGGGGAGAGATGGGCTCTATAATATATGGAATGCTAAGTGATTATGTGGGCTCACATCTAATCTTGAGAGGCTTCATTCGATAAggttcttgttttttgttttcagttaAGAAAGAGAGGGGAAATGTTTTGAAGAATGGGGAAATGAAGTTGAGAGATGAGAGAGGTGTATAAGAAAAGAAGCAGAGCGCGTAGAACTAAAACtattaaactaaaaaattaaaaactattaAAAACTATTTAGAGtttttatttggaaaacaCACTGTATATGTATTTACTCCTCTCCTCCCCACTCCATCATCTTTCTTGTTCCTTATTTTCGATTAAAAAAtacaccccaaaaaaaaaaaaaaaagaagttaaaagtgGGCCCTTAGCAAGCTGATTTTGAATTCTATTAATGATTTAATGAGGGCTCGTTTTATAACTTTATGTTATTTTGAAGTTAGAGAGGAAAAATATATGGGATAGAAGAGGGAGAGGGGTGAGATATGAGAGATATGATCAAGAAATGAGGGAGATCACGTGAAACTAAAACCAAGAAAAGACAAACTAcataaaactaaaacaaaacaaatttttttaaatatagttttggtttttattttggactGTTCCATATCCATTTTCTCATTGTGTTATCATTTCGTTTTATTATTCTCTGATTTTCCTTTCTCTAtctttgattaaaaataaaaaccccaAACCAGAATTGAAAATGCTACTATTGAAAATTAACTCTGATAGTTTTAAAATCGAAGACTTAGATGCTGGTGTTAATTGATTACTTGTCTTTGATAGATACTATGGCCTGATGGAATATTTATAACCAAGCATCCAAAGCGAAGACCACCATCCACCAACCAAGCACAAAATTCACCTCAGGGCCAGAAACCTACAGAAATTTCATCACCTAGATTTGATGAGCAGCAGAAACAGGAGGCAGATCGACGTGCAAAGTTGGTTTATGAACTAATGATTGGTATTACCTTGTTCTGCAAAACCCTATTATTTTCTGCTTTTGGCAGCAGTATATTTAATTCATACCCGTGTCTATGGGGACTGTCAATAACATACTCAAATTTTCTGGTTCTAAATGCAGATAATGCACCTGCAGCTATTGTCGGTCTGGTTGGTAGTAGGGAGTATGACAAATGCGCCAAGGATCTCTATTACTTTCTTCAggtaattattgttttttagaAGGTTAAGGATGCTTCTTGTATTTTCTTAACTGGATTCTTTTAGAGAGTTGTAACagcttcttttcttctttgaataGTCATCTGTTTGTTTGAAACAACTGGCTTACGACCTTCTGGAGCTGCTGCTTATGTCGGCATTTCCAGAGCTGGATTATGTGTTTAAGCAGTtgcatgaagaaaagcatagATTTGGCGAGTTTAAAGCGCAATAATGGGTCATTCTATTGACGATAAATTTTGAGATCAAGTAAGAACCATTGCTCTGCATAGTTTCTTCCTCATCTGGAGCATAGCCTGGCAACATGATTCTGTGGTCTGGTTTGGTTTTTATGCAACCGAATTCGTTGCCTTTCATTTGTATTGGCATCAAGAGAATCAAGTCATTCTTGTCTGAATTTTGTAAGTAGCTCTTTAGTTAGCATCTTGAGGAAATTCATTGTAAATCTTGAGATTAGTGCAAATATACAATACCTCATATTCAGAAACTACTCTTTGTTCTTTCGGCCTGATTCAGGacttatctttctttttttttcctctagtTTTCCGATTATTCATTTGACCAAATGGGattacatttacatttattgcACCGACTTAACAGATCaaggaatttcatatttcagatGTTCCACATAAAAAAGTAGTGACGTTTATTTGAGTACCAGCAAGGTACATGAATATTTTGTGCACGCCCCCATTATAAGAGGATATTTAGACACCATTTCGAACATTTCTTACGGTTACCATGAAACCATAGTTCACAATCCCATGGAAAAAAACTGATTTAGCAAACTAATGGGGTGTTGAACGGGACTCTTAAAGTTGTAACAAAAGTGATTTGAAGCATTCACTCCTGTACTTGAGATCCTACTCAATATCCTAGTGATTAAAATGCGATGCTAAAGCATTCACCAATGCTGTCCTTTTTCACAACGATATGAGAAGGGGGAAATTCAAAGTAGCTTTTATCAACACCACGTTAATCAACTAAACCTGCATTAATCAAACTAATAAACCTAAGACTAATCAACTAACGCTTCATTAATCAGACTAATAAATGAAAACTAGAACAATCACGCTTTGTTAATCAACTAAACTTGACAGTAACAGAAGTTACAGAACCAATTCACATGCAAACATCTACGGGTACGTTTATTCTGTCCCAACCATTAGCGTTTGTAGCTCTTTAACATTATGCAGTAAACTGCGTCTGAATCAACAAGACAGTAACTATGACTGCAACCCTGCGCACACAAGTATCTCTCCATATCATATCATACTAATTCCATGACCCAACTGGATATGAACAATATCGTGAGTGTAAAGTTGACTATCACTAAAGTCGTTTGCCTCGCATTCATGGGCAAACTTAGATATCATAAAACCAATATAACCTATAACGAACTAGAAAACCTAACTCATTGCTCAGTCTAGTCCCAGAAACCAActaaaacccaacaaaatctTAAGACAtcattaaaacaataattagaAAAGGCAACATGAGGCTCATTCATTCTTGTCACAAACTGAAAGCAACTACTATTAAAAGGAAGTGAAGATCccaattaaaacaataaaagttATAACATCCAtcaaaaacaataacaaaGCTCATAGAGAACTTGTCCAAACTCATAAAATCGCTTTCTAAAGCTATAATTGGGTACCCCAAATGACATTCAAAATCACTCATTGGAAGGCTTAAGCAGTTGCTGCTGCTCCCTTCTTCCTTGGTGCAGCTTCAGTACCTgttcaaaaaacaaatacgAAAATCAATATAGgcacaaaacaaacaaatgaagaacaaatagAGCAATGCCATCAACATCTAACAAAAGTAACATGATCTGACTGATACCTTCTCTGAAGCCACTCTTGAATCTGCGAGGAACATTGCGCAGATACCTCATCCTTCCAGTTCCAGTGGTCTTCCTTCGGATGGCTTTAACACTCCAgttgtctattttttttaataccgacaaaatacaacacaaagccataaaaataaacccagaagcaaaaatcataaaaaggAAACATTTTCCTGGAAAATCATcgtcaaaatgaaaaattcattttctggGTATTCAAAAATCCCAACAAAAATGCCAAGCACATCAACAAATCATCTACCAGATTCATATTATGACCGATAGATATAGATTATGTAGGTAATAAAAGTGGTTTGAAGACATACACTTCCTCTTGCGAGCAGCAGGAAAGGCACAAGCCGAGCAGCGACTCTTCTGCAAGTGGAAGCTGCGACGTCCACACCTCACGCAGAGGGTGTGGGTCTTGTTCCTCCTCTTACCAAAACTCCCTGTTCCCTTCCCCTGTGTCCATTTGTTTCATTCCCacagaaacaaaaacccaatcagTTCACGTAAACATGGTGATCTACCAAAAGCCAGTATAACAGAACACATAGAGAGCAAAGGAGTGAGAAAGAGGTACCATTGGAGCGCAGAGAAAACCCTAGCTTGTGAGATGGAGGTGTTCAGGCTAAAGAAGTGAGCGGCGGAGAGGgtgaatatatatatgaaagcGAACGAGGGTTTTAGGGTAAGTCGAACTTCGTAGCTGAATAATGATGGTATTTGTCGGCCTGGGCTTTGAGTGTAGATATGGGCCTGACTCTGTGGCCCATGTGTCTTCCTGTTTCCTCTGTTTTGGGCATTTGGCCCCCAATATAccaaaggagaaagaagaattgttttttttatgctgGGCTTGAGAACCAAAACACCTGTAAGAGATTTGTAATTCAAGTTGTTAAGAGCAGTAATTTCTGTACTTGAGTTCTTATATTCGAATCTCCCCTTActcaatatcacttgtataaaaaaaacaaaaagaaaaatatgcgTTCATTTTTAACTTTATCTAGTCAATTAATCATATATTTGGCGAGTCTTCTTTAGATGATCATTCATTCACACTTATAATTTCTTGGGTCATGATCATGTTTCATTAATAAGTGAAATATGTGATACAAAATTCATTTTGGAAGATCAGATTGTGAAGTAAggataaaatttattttcattaacaaaaaattaaataaagaaaaaagaggaattaATTAGACAAATggcctaattcttcctaaaaacaatttaaaacaaaatggcCCAATTGGAAAGGCCCATTTTTGGTTCTCGCGGGAGTGAAGTGAAAGCGCGCGAAACAGAGGTCTACAAGGTCGAGCTTgagagtagagagagagagagagagagagagagctaccAGAGCAAAGCATCCAGCTCTCTAAAAAGtcgaagaagaaaaacagagaggaagacgaaatggaagagaaaaaagaaaaaggggagGAAGCCCCAAACTTTCCAGCATTTCCGTACAAACCCTACGCCATACAGATCGATTTCATGAACGCCCTCTATCATTCTCTCAACAAAGGAGGTCTTTCCATGCTCGAAAGCCCCACAGGCAAGTCATAGCTCACCGCTCAATCTCTATGCTATAGGACTCTTCCTTTGAGGCATATTTTTCTCCATTATCGAAGATTCAAGCTTACGACTTTGATTGAAAAACCCTCATTTTATATGCTTGCATTTTTTAGGCATCCGCCACTTATTGTCacataaagttttttttatttatggcaTAGATGAACTAAGATTCAAGATTATTACTGTTTATCAAGTTCAAAGGAATGGCAAAACCTTTTGATTTGGTTGCTTGTTTGCACTTTTGACTGCTAGGACAGTGGAGAGaaccaaataaaaacaagaatttgtgtcaatttgtcCCCAAAATGCAAATTT includes the following:
- the LOC117620670 gene encoding 60S ribosomal protein L37-3, with the translated sequence MGKGTGSFGKRRNKTHTLCVRCGRRSFHLQKSRCSACAFPAARKRKYNWSVKAIRRKTTGTGRMRYLRNVPRRFKSGFREGTEAAPRKKGAAATA